The following is a genomic window from Adhaeribacter radiodurans.
CCTAAAGCCCAACTAGAAGAAGCACCGGCGGTTACCCATACCGGTGATGCATTCGCACCCGCAGACTGTAAAACTTGGCCGGCCGTACCAGCATTGCCATTGGGCATAAAAGCTCCGTTTAATTTAAAATTGCCTAAAACATCTAGTTTTTGAGTGGGTGTTAATCCAATTCCTAAATTGCGGGCAGCGGTTAAGCGCATGGCTTCGTTGGTAGTAGCAGTACCCCCCGTAGTAAAAACAATGTCTTTAGTGGCGTTACTGTTTACAATATGAAAATTATTGCCTGCCGAAAGCAAATAGCCGTCGTTAGCTGCTCCCGCTGCTATTAAATTATTCGCTTGGCTATACACAAACCCACTGCCATTTATGCCTAAGTTTACAAAAAAAGAAGTTTCAGTACCGTTGTTAGCCGTAGCTACAATATCGGAGCTAGCTTGGTTTCCGGTTGATAAGTTTTGAATATTGGTTTGAAAGTACTTATTAATATTACCCCTAGCTACAATAGCATTCACTGAAGTAGTAGTACCAGTGTTCACCAATAACTTCTCTGGATTGGTTGCATCGAAAGTAGTGGAACCAATACCTACGTTACCGGTAGCAGAAATCCGCATTTTTTCGGTATTGTTAGTAATAAAAGGCAAATCAAAGTTAGTGGTAGTTCCTAAAGTTTTAATACCTGCAAGGTTGTTGCCTCCCAAAGCCCAGTTTAAATTATTGGTAGCAGTACTTAAATCTACCCAGGTTGGGTATGCATTTGCCCCGGCCGATTGTAAAATTTGCCCGGCTGTTCCCGGCGCATTGTTGGGCATAAAAGCCCCTGATAAATTAATATTTCCGGCTACATCTAATTTTTGAGTTGGAGTTGTAACACCAAGGCCTAAATTCCCGGCACTACTTACTACATTAATTGCGGTGCCCGTTGCATTTAGCCATTCGGTTAAATTAGCAGTTTGAGAAGAAGAATTACCCTGAATAGATAAAGGTATACTGGCATTGCGCGAGCTTCTTACTAAAACTGACCGGTTTGGAATAGTAGAACCAGTAATAAAAGCTGGGAATGCTGCAGATTGGCGGTCCCCGGTTAATATGGTCGTCCAGAAGGAACCCATTTGAAGCGATTGTCCTCCTCCTCCTTGCCAAAATATATCGCCACCATCACCGCCAATCCTAAAATTCCCTTGATTAGCTGTGTTCGAAAAAATAAGTTGTGAAATGTCCGTAGCAGTACCAGTACGCCTGATTTCCAGATTATTATTTACAACCAATTGGTTTCTGGGATTAGTTACGCCTACTCCTACAAAACCAGAATTATAGTAAATATTAGAAGTAGAGGGCTCCAGGGTCCAACGGCTTCCGCTGCCCGAGGCAATGGGCGTCCAGGTAGTGCCGGTATAATAATAGAAACCGGGAGTAGCGCCATCAGTCTGATAAACGAGCAAACCTATGGCCGGACTAGCAATGGCGGTACGTTGGGCTTCGTTTAAGCGGGGCACCAGTACTCCTTTAGAAGTAGAATAAACATCCAGCACGGCAGAAGCATCTGGCGTTCGGTTAACATCACTAATACCAGTATTTTGAGCAAAAGTGCAGGTATGGTAAACAGAGAAGAGAAACAACAATCCAATTTGCAGTTTTAAAGAACGCATAACCATTTTATAAAAAAATCCAACATCCAATTGATTGTAAAAAAGACCAACAACGCAGTGCCTTTTAAATGGATAAGATAAAGAATTTATATGATTTACAAAACCCAAAACTGTGATAGCAGCATTTTTCTTCTGTATACAAACTTATTAAACCGACTTATACGGCATCGTAAAACAACCAGAAGGAAGTAGAACACCAATTAATATTGTAGAAATACCATACAAATTATGTAAAGGCCAAAATTTATTTAATTTCTTTAATCCATTATTTTTTAATACCTTAATTTTATCTTGTATTTAATTGTGAGTTCTGCCAGTATTAATTAAATCATTCAAACCAGTGGCAGCATAACTAACCAAAATTTAGTAAACTGCTTTTTGGAATTAGAAATATATGTCAACTAACAAAGCCTCCTTTTAAGATAGGGTTCATTCATACTTTGTAACCCAGGTTATACCCTCTTGCTTTTAGGTGTTTAGATAATGTATAGTCTTGTATGTTGCTTTGATCTTGCTACCCGATCTGCTCTTTCAACCATTACATTTTAGAAAACTTTTACTTATAATCAGTGGCTACGCTGTTAGATCTTTGAAGAACAAGATTTTACTTTAAAAAAGTACGCTGGGTTTTATTATCTTTAATAAGATATGTGTAACTTCATTTACGCAACAGAAAATACTGCCTCCCGCATTTTCCTTTTACTTAATAAAGTAAAAAGGAAAACAAATCGAATAATGTTAAACAAATAGGTAGCTAAAAAAGTAAGAACATAATAGCTTAGCAGGGCTTTTAGCACTTTATGGTTGTTTTCTTAATTTTTTCAAATTTTTATGATCAAACTTTACTTTTTTAAGATCCGGAAACCACAAACGAGGTTTCCTCTTACCGCTCGCGTTCTGTTACTGTTTATTTTTCTGTTTCAAATTCAGGTAACATACGCCCAATGGACCCGCCAGAAAAATGCTAATAAAAGACGCGCCGAAATGATGAATATATTATACCAAGGTAAAATGTATAGTTTCGGTGGAATTGGCAACTGGCCACTGGTAGAACCCGTACCCGAGGTTTACGATCCAGTTCGCGATAAATGGACAATGTTGGCTCCCATGCCCGCCGGAAAAACTGTTACTCACCAAGGAATTGTGGTGGTAGGTGACCAAGTTTGGCACATTGGCGGACGTTTAGAAAGTACCGAAGGCCCCCTCACGCACGAAGTCTGGATATATGATATCAGCCAGAACAAATGGTTTAAAGGCCCGGATTTAAAACACCCTGTTACCGGCAAACCTGTACCTTGGGGCGGTGGTGGGGCGGCTTTAGTCGGGCGTACGATTCACCTGGTAGGAGGCTTTGCCATGACCACCTGCAACAGCGACCAGGATCAATTTCACCTGACTTTGGACGTAGATAAGTGGGCCGCTAATCCTAAACGCACCACTTGGGAAAACAAGCTTGCCCCTATGCCTATTAAACGCAATCACATGAGCACCATTGTTTTAGGAGGCAAAATATATGTTCTCGGCGGACAATTTGGACACGATTGCGGGGGCGGACAGGACAAGAGATACTCCCACGTGTATAATCCGCTTACGAATACCTGGACCCGTTTAACAGATTTACCCATGGATCGCTCGCACTGCGAAGCCAGCGTTTTTGCTACCGGAGGTAAAATATACATGGTAGGTGGCGATGGCGGCCCGGATAAAGTTACCCGCTTTAACCCGGAAGCAAATGGCGGTCGCGGTTCCTGGAGCAATCTTTCTGCTTTAAATTTACCCCGGCCTTATATTGCCGTAACGGCGAAAGCTGTACATAACAAACTAATCGTAACTGGTGGCCGGTTCGAGAACTCCCATACTACCCGTTTAGAAACCTACAGCGCTCCTTTTCCGCAGAACGTAGCCTATAAATTTGGTTT
Proteins encoded in this region:
- a CDS encoding beta strand repeat-containing protein — protein: MRSLKLQIGLLFLFSVYHTCTFAQNTGISDVNRTPDASAVLDVYSTSKGVLVPRLNEAQRTAIASPAIGLLVYQTDGATPGFYYYTGTTWTPIASGSGSRWTLEPSTSNIYYNSGFVGVGVTNPRNQLVVNNNLEIRRTGTATDISQLIFSNTANQGNFRIGGDGGDIFWQGGGGQSLQMGSFWTTILTGDRQSAAFPAFITGSTIPNRSVLVRSSRNASIPLSIQGNSSSQTANLTEWLNATGTAINVVSSAGNLGLGVTTPTQKLDVAGNINLSGAFMPNNAPGTAGQILQSAGANAYPTWVDLSTATNNLNWALGGNNLAGIKTLGTTTNFDLPFITNNTEKMRISATGNVGIGSTTFDATNPEKLLVNTGTTTSVNAIVARGNINKYFQTNIQNLSTGNQASSDIVATANNGTETSFFVNLGINGSGFVYSQANNLIAAGAANDGYLLSAGNNFHIVNSNATKDIVFTTGGTATTNEAMRLTAARNLGIGLTPTQKLDVLGNFKLNGAFMPNGNAGTAGQVLQSAGANASPVWVTAGASSSWALGGNSVAALNSLGTTSNFDLPIITNNAEKMRVLANGNIGIGLTAPAEKLDVNGNIRLSATSNTTPRRIMFANTGSDPDAAIEVRPGGSPEQQEMLFYVGNDPANAFGPDRIRMVAEEIRFQNFNADGTSSLANAEAQPASLNTRMIISPAGNVGIGATTFDQDSPEQLLVEANTNTYNAIVARGNINSYFQTNIQNLSTGSQASSDVVATADNGTETTNFINMGINNSGYLYQNGNVIETGKKNDGYILSAGQDFYIVNNNPTKDMIFTVGGTATTNEAMRITGAGERVGIANNAPNSTLSVNGTLSMAVRNVSGGTTLSATDHVIINTTNGTATWALPAANSCKGRIYRVINHGSGTLTFSTSIIVGYNTTATSLNAGAAVELISDGTNWRRMDD